tgtcacttcctgtcgccagcaggtggcgctgtgacgatGAGTCAATATAGATTAAATTTTCTACCActtttgagcatgttgaaggctcaaaagccaaatcatttgggttagaataataataataagaagagtcaacattaacttcaatctaaattaaatatgttgtaagaatttagatattattgttataaatcattgttattatagtaatgttagagacagactgtttctacagtttccgcATTTGGTTCACCAGGTGGtagtgttgtactgttgttgtactgattaTGCCGCGGGGACCAAGAAACGGCTCCGAACCACGGCCACTAATCACGCACTACATTCCACGCCATCACGTGCAGCGCTGTCCGTATCACTACGCACAGAccgatctgttcaggtcaaaaaacaaaaatctccatgttgttgagatgacgtcatttaaagtTGATATGATCTAACGTGTAACGTCAAAAtaggcgacttcctgttgcgtaAGCACCTACAACGCCTGCCATAACAtttttgtgccactttgtatatatattcatatatacaaagtggcacaaaaaaggcgtgctgttgttgtactgttccgagaagaagaaaaaaatgaaaaaaaacatatatataaaaaaatatagcCCATAAAGGCATAAAGTCCTGGGACCACTCAACAGgatcacgactgtttgctgtcctggctcctaaatggtggaacgagttaataataataataataataataatcatcataatcacaataatcataataatcataataatcataatccttacaatttcaatagggcctcccactctgttcggtgctcgggccctaattagtcAAACAACACTATATATTTGTAgaattattaaatttaaaaacaactaaaattcCAGGCATAATTAAAGGCATATTTCACGTCGCTACTCCTCCACGACTGTAGGTGGAGTAGAGCGCGTTTTCCGTCCAATCGTGCGACCGCCACTAGACACAAAGAAGAAGCGGGAGCACACGGagaaagacgaagaagaagaagaagacggcgGCGGTTAGcagttagcatttagctccGCGGGTTACGTCGAGGAAAGTCTCTGGTAAACTggtgttttcatactttgatatTCTCCACCGTTAAACTCCGGAGTCTCTGCGGCTCCGCGAAGTTAAAACCCGGAGCTCGTCTGTTCAGTTCCCCCTCCGGTGCCGTCAGCTTCCCGGTGAACGCGAGGATTCGCACCTACGCGACCATGCTAGCTACCTCTTAGCTTTAGCTGCAGCCGCGCCAGCTGCTGGCAACTATATTTAAAACAgtgatatatttgtatttattaaaaactgttgaAGTCGTTAAACTTCCGCAGCTTTTCACGCAGATTTAACGTTTGAAGAAACGCGCGTTAAATCCTGCGTCACACTTTGTCACCTGTTAGCTCAGCTAGCTTGATGTTACAAACAGCAGGAGGTTGGTTCCTCACGATGTCATGGTAACACGTTCACACGGGAGGAGAAGCAGGATTTCACCTGATTGTTCGGGGGCTTGACGccaaattcaaaacacaacaacaagctgcagcCTCCGGGTTCGGTTCACACGTCTCAGCAGCATCAGATCCAGGATCTGCTAGTGTGTtgaacaggagctggaggtgaAGTTCACTCATGTTGCTGGTTACACACGAGTCTGAGTGTGAGTGAAGCTGAAAGTGTGAATCTCTGGAAACTGAGACAACTTCCTTCTGCTGGGAAACACGTCAGAGACACAGcttctctcttctgtgtgttAGAACCAGGACAAGAGGCCGAACATCCTTTGTTAAACATCAGGAGTTGGTTGATTGTTAAAAACAAAGGAAGGTGTCTGAACAAAGTCAATATTAAGAGATGTATCTGGTTTTCTATGCTGTTATTTCTTAAATCATGTCATCCAACATATCTCCTGGGGCTGGAGCTGAAGTTTATTTCCtttaaagacacagagaaggattgaaagatgttttaaaacctttaaaagcTTTGTTTAGTTGCACAGTTTAAACACGTGTCAGTGGGGAAACAACACTAGTGACAGTTTTGTGTGTTCAAATGACAAACAGGCTCCTTTTCAGACTTGTTCCGTTTAAAAGACGAGAAACTTGAGCTGGAAATGTTCCTGATTTAATCTGAAAGACTTGGAACCTCCGCAAAATGAATCCAGCTCATTGTACCGTTCATTTAAACTGtcgtatttgtgtgtctgcaagatttactttgaaaactttAGGCTTTGTACTATTCCCCATACGACTGGCTGATAAATACGAATCTGTAATAATCAGGAGTCAAATCCCTGAGAGTTTAAACCTATgattaaatatatgtaaatatccAATAACTCTACAGTAGCTTTGTTTTTGCCGCTGTCACTGCTCCTTGATTCTCTCTCGCATCGTTCTGATGCTGTAGTTGAAATGAGATTTCACTAAAGGCGTCTGTCCTTCCTCTTTCAGAGTTGTCTTGCTCCATCACACCGTCCTCCGCGTTGTCCCCCGTCTCGAGCGCTGCAGGGTCGTTGGGGATTCAGTTCTCTTCCCGACCTGCCAACATGCCGGCCGCACTTACAGATTCCAGTCAGATAATCTGTGAAGTCTGGGCAAGCAATGTGGAGGATGAGATGAGGAAGATCCGGCAGATTATTCAAAGCTACAATTTCATCGCCATGGTAAGAATCAATCCCCCGGTCAAAAAGGAATGATCACATTTTTAATAGAAGGAACAAACATTAACGTGTAATAGATGCAGAAGGTAAAGCTGCTTAAATCACTCTGGTGTCTTTCATTGACTGATGTCTTTATCGTTCACCAGGACACGGAGTTTCCCGGAGTAGTCGTCCGACCGATCGGCGAGTTCCGCAGCACGGTGGATTACCAGTACCAGCTGCTGAGGTGTAACGTCGACCTGCTGAAGATCATCCAGCTCGGGCTCACGTTCATGAACGAGGATGGAGACTACCCCATCGGCACGACGACGTGGCAGTTCAACTTCAAGTTTAACCTCACGTAGGTGAACTCCTCCCGCTTGTCTTTCCTCCAGCACTTTGGAAAACTGAACACgtcattttcatcttttaccAAATGGCGAGAAGTTTCTGTGCTTTGTCACCTTTCATGTTGATAGCTGAAAAGTCAGAAGTGTTAAGATACACACGTTCATTTTGAATTGATTAGAATTTAGATTAGAGTATCACAGGTATCTGAACTGAAAAGCCCATAAGGTAGGAAGGCTGAAGCTGTGATCTTTATTTAAAAGCCTCGTCAGCTGATGGTTGATCTGTGATCTCGTCCTCACAGAGAAGACATGTACTCGCAGGACTCCATAGACCTGCTCCAGAACTCCGGCCTCCAGTTTaagaaacacgaagaagaagGAATCGAGACGCTCTACTTCGCCGAGCTCCTCATGACGTCTGGTCTGGTGCTGTGTGAAAACGTCAAGTGGCTTTCCTTCCACAGGTCGGTGGTTTTCATTCACGCTTTGCATTTGTAATTGTTGCTCAGTGACTCTGAATCCTGCAGTTTCTCAAATGTCTGACACATAAAACATCTCATCTTTcactaaactgaaaaataactaATACACCAGCTTCTTTTTCcctctaaacacaaacaagatgTTTTAGCTTCTGTCTTCCACAGGTTCCTGTAGAGACACTTaagtctgtatttgtgttttaatatttacaaagaaaatcaaatacATGGAAGAGACGTTCTGAGGAggaataaaagcataaaaaccTCCCAGTTCAGGATGTGAAGAAacaaaccttttaattaaattgcAAAGAATGAATCTCTGCAGATAAACTGGTGGTTTCTCAGCAGCTTCATCCATCGAGTCCTTTAACACTTGCTTCATCTTTGAGCCGTGTTTCCTCGTTAGTTTAAATCCACCAGTGTTTAATCCAGCCGCTCTGACCTAAATCCTCCCGCTCCGCTCTGTGTCTTCCAGCGGCTACGACTTCGGTTACCTGGTGAAGCTCCTGACAGACGCACGGCTCCCGGAGGAGGAACACGACTTCTTCCAGATCCTCAACCTGTTCTTCCCGGCAATCTACGACGTCAAGTACCTGATGAAGAGCTGCAAGAACTTAAAGGTCCAAACACCTGCAtacaaacatgtttctttttttaaacgtgtATCTCAGCTGTTCTTGTACGTAAGAAGACACCATCCATGAAGTCATATCAGGTCTTGAGacgtctgtgtttctgtgcaggggGGGCTGCAGGAAGTGGCGGACCAGCTGGAGCTGAAGAGGATCGGGCGGCAGCATCAGGCTGGATCAGACTCTCTGCTCACCGGCATGGCGTTCTTCCGGATGAAAGAGGtgagagcagcacacacacacacacattatccttcatatgttaataccaggtgtgaacgaggcCCGAGTCAAACTCTTCTCTCCGCCCTCAGCTTTTCTTTGAAGACAACATCGACGACGCAAAGTATTGTGGGAGATTGTACGGCCTGGGCTCCGGCTCCACCCAGCCCCAGAACGGCCTCTCCGGCTCAGGCCAGGAGGAAACGAACAACAAGCACTGACCGAGCGC
The Hippoglossus stenolepis isolate QCI-W04-F060 chromosome 15, HSTE1.2, whole genome shotgun sequence DNA segment above includes these coding regions:
- the cnot8 gene encoding CCR4-NOT transcription complex subunit 8, whose protein sequence is MPAALTDSSQIICEVWASNVEDEMRKIRQIIQSYNFIAMDTEFPGVVVRPIGEFRSTVDYQYQLLRCNVDLLKIIQLGLTFMNEDGDYPIGTTTWQFNFKFNLTEDMYSQDSIDLLQNSGLQFKKHEEEGIETLYFAELLMTSGLVLCENVKWLSFHSGYDFGYLVKLLTDARLPEEEHDFFQILNLFFPAIYDVKYLMKSCKNLKGGLQEVADQLELKRIGRQHQAGSDSLLTGMAFFRMKELFFEDNIDDAKYCGRLYGLGSGSTQPQNGLSGSGQEETNNKH